From the Bombus vancouverensis nearcticus chromosome 3, iyBomVanc1_principal, whole genome shotgun sequence genome, one window contains:
- the LOC117154141 gene encoding pescadillo homolog, whose translation MVVIGKKKYQAGEGAQFMSRKAALKKLQLTLIDFRRLCILKGIYPREPRNRKRAQKGQPGIKTLYHKKDIQFLMHEPIIWKLRELKVFNKKVGRARALKEFSDMKRYLSNHPTLKLDHIVKERYPTFIDALRDLDDCLTLCFLFSTFPSLKHIPRDQSLLCRRLTIEFLHAVIAAKALRKVFVSIKGYYYQAEIKGQVITWIVPHHFSFEPQAKNDVDFKMMSIFVEFYITMLGFVNFRLYHTLNLYYPPKLTTSDNSEKILVDEEAYVSERIAALSVPLVNLDPTLQNTEDEELEMDQFANENDATKLEEAMIEAEKIKKLKTIFKGLKVFLNREIPREPLVFILRCFGAEVSWDKLLFVGATFDENDETITHHIVDRPSMTKQYISRYYVQPQWVFDSVNARELLPVEKYLMGCVLPPHLSPFSDSRHDQTYIPPEERALMDPEFKLNDDEDESEEETENEEEMEEDETEERDSEEDLKEEIESSKMSDGISEKELQRNRLKNKMKVKTGEVTKEDPWEKKRQERQEYRLRERMIKKKHRKLYRSMMDGRKERAKEIWLLRKKRRLHDTAEKQKRKEERKQKKAKIAE comes from the exons ATGGTCGTAATAGGAAAGAAAAAG TATCAGGCTGGGGAGGGAGCACAATTTATGTCAAGGAAAGCTGCCTTGAAAAAGTTACAGCTTACATTAATAGATTTCCGTAGACTATGTATATTAAAGGGCATATATCCCAGAGAACCACGTAATCGTAAAAGGGCGCAGAAGGGACAACCTGGTATTAAAACATTATATCACAAAAAAGACATTCAATTTTTGATGCATGAACCAATAATATGGAAATTAAGAGAATTAAAG GTATTTAATAAGAAAGTTGGAAGAGCAAGGgctttgaaagaattttcagatATGAAAAGATATCTAAGTAATCATCCTACTTTGAAATTAGATCACATTGTTAAAGAGCGTTATCCTACATTTATTGATGCACTTAGAGATCTGGATGATTGTTTGACTTTATGTTTCTTGTTCAGTACATTTCCATCTCTTAAGCATATACCAAGAGACCAGTCTTTATTATGTAGAAGATTAACAATTGAATTTTTACATGCTGTAATTGCTGCTAAAGCTTTACGCAAAGTATTTGTATCCATTAAAGGATATTATTATCAAGCTGAAATTAAAGGACAAGTAATAACCTGGATTGTGCCTCATCATTTCAGTTTTGAGCCCCAAGCAAAAAATGATGTTGATTTTAAAATGATGTCTATATTTGTAGAATTCTACATTACGATGTTAGGCTTTGTGAACTTTAGGCTGTATCATACCCTTAATTTATATTATCCTCCAAAACTCACTACTAGTG ATAATAGCGAAAAAATACTCGTGGATGAGGAGGCATATGTATCAGAAAGGATAGCTGCATTGAGTGTACCGTTAGTAAACCTTGATCCTACATTGCAAAATACAGAAGATGAAGAATTGGAGATGGATCAATTTGCAAAT GAAAATGATGCTACAAAACTGGAAGAAGCAATGATAGAagcagaaaaaataaaaaagttaaagaCAATTTTTAAAGGTTTGAAAGTTTTCTTGAATAGAGAAATACCAAGAGAGcctttagtttttattttacgttgTTTCGGAGCTGAAGTATCTTGGGATAAATTACTCTTTGTTGGGGCGACATTTGATGAAAACGACGAAACAATAACGCATCATATAGTGGATAGACCTAGTATGACCAAGCAGTATATTTCTAG ATATTATGTACAACCACAATGGGTTTTCGATTCAGTGAATGCTAGAGAATTGTTACCTGTAGAGAAATATTTAATGGGTTGTGTACTTCCGCCACATCTTTCGCCATTCTCGGACAGTCGCCATGATCAAACTTACATTCCACCAGAGGAACGTGCTCTTATGGACCCTGAATTTAAGCTTAACGATG ATGAAGATGAATCCGAAGAAGAGACAGAAAATGAAGAGGAAATGGAAGAAGATGAAACAGAGGAAAGAGATTCTGAAGAAGATTTGAAAGAGGAAATTGAATCGAGTAAAATGTCGGACGGAATAAGTGAGAAAGAACTACAACGAAATCGATTGAAAAAT AAAATGAAAGTCAAAACTGGAGAAGTGACGAAAGAGGATCCATGGGAGAAGAAACGGCAGGAAAGGCAAGAGTACCGATTACGAGAACGAATGATCAAAAAGAAACATCGCAAGTTGTATAGGAGCATGATGGATGGTCGTAAAGAGAGAGCCAAGGAAATATGGCTTCTTCGCAAGAAGAGGCGGCTGCATGATACAGCTGAGAAACAAAAGCGCAAGGAAGAACGTAAACAGAAAAAAGCTAAAATTGctgaataa